In Ectothiorhodosinus mongolicus, one DNA window encodes the following:
- a CDS encoding DEAD/DEAH box helicase, with translation MNSPTSSPAAFAALGLPSSLLQALDQTGYEQPTPIQAQCIPALMEGRDLLGQAQTGTGKTAAFALPLLARLNTQYQAPQILVLAPTRELAIQVAEAFETYARFLPDFHILPIYGGQAYGIQLRQLKRGVQVIVGTPGRVMDHMRRGTLKLEGLTALVLDEADEMLRMGFIDDVEWVLQQVPQTCQLALFSATMPDVIRKVARKHLKSPHEVRIQAKTTTASTIRQRYWRVSGLHKLDALTRLLEHETFDAMLVFVRTKTETVELAEKLAARGHACEPLNGDIPQNLRERTVDRLKRGQLDIVVATDVVARGLDVERISHVVNYDIPHDTESYVHRIGRTGRAGRQGEAILFVAPREQRMLQAIERATRQPIEPMHMPTARDVNERRIQRFRQQIADVLGSESLEFFQDIVAEYVHEHDADPLKVAAALAFMAQGDKPLLMDENAPEPAREPLPKAGRREPRERAAGPGRSKRGARDDSHQAEAGMRTFRVDVGRAHGLKPANLVGAIANEIGIDSQHIGRIQIRDDHSTVDLPEGLDSALVNHLKKVWVCGQKLGMEPITGGGSSSGRNKPMRGSFKTEGGFKARGGPKGSGGFKPGGGGPKSGSSFRSDGGGKPGSGFKARSGPKGSGGFKPGGGPKSGFKARPKLGTKRSS, from the coding sequence TTGAACTCCCCTACTTCCTCCCCGGCCGCTTTTGCTGCGCTGGGCTTGCCGTCGTCCCTGCTTCAAGCACTGGATCAAACCGGTTACGAACAGCCCACCCCCATTCAAGCCCAATGCATCCCGGCACTGATGGAGGGTCGAGACCTCTTAGGTCAGGCGCAAACCGGGACGGGGAAGACGGCCGCTTTCGCCCTACCCTTGCTGGCCCGCCTAAACACTCAGTATCAAGCGCCACAGATCTTAGTGCTGGCACCCACGCGAGAGCTGGCTATTCAGGTAGCCGAGGCTTTTGAAACCTATGCGCGGTTCTTGCCGGATTTTCACATCCTGCCAATTTATGGTGGCCAGGCCTATGGCATCCAATTGCGCCAGTTAAAACGCGGGGTACAGGTCATTGTGGGCACACCGGGGCGAGTTATGGATCACATGCGCCGCGGCACGCTTAAGCTCGAAGGTCTGACGGCGTTGGTGCTGGACGAGGCCGACGAAATGCTGCGCATGGGCTTCATCGATGATGTCGAGTGGGTTTTGCAGCAGGTCCCGCAAACCTGTCAGCTGGCCCTTTTCTCAGCCACCATGCCCGATGTCATTCGTAAAGTCGCGCGCAAGCATCTGAAATCGCCGCATGAGGTGCGCATTCAAGCCAAGACCACCACGGCATCAACGATTCGCCAGCGCTACTGGCGAGTCAGCGGGCTACACAAGCTCGACGCACTCACACGCCTGTTGGAACATGAAACTTTCGATGCGATGTTGGTCTTCGTGCGCACCAAGACCGAAACCGTGGAACTGGCAGAAAAACTCGCCGCTCGCGGCCATGCCTGCGAACCACTTAATGGCGACATTCCGCAGAACCTGCGCGAACGCACCGTTGATCGCCTCAAGCGCGGCCAATTAGACATCGTTGTGGCCACCGATGTGGTGGCGCGCGGTCTCGATGTCGAACGCATCAGCCATGTGGTCAACTACGACATTCCCCACGACACCGAGTCCTATGTGCATCGCATCGGCCGCACCGGTCGTGCCGGCCGCCAGGGCGAAGCCATTCTCTTCGTGGCACCGCGCGAACAGCGCATGCTGCAAGCGATTGAACGCGCCACTCGCCAACCCATCGAGCCCATGCACATGCCCACCGCACGCGATGTAAATGAGCGACGCATTCAGCGCTTTCGCCAACAGATCGCCGATGTGCTGGGCAGTGAATCCTTAGAGTTCTTTCAGGACATCGTTGCGGAGTATGTGCATGAACATGATGCCGACCCGCTCAAAGTCGCTGCGGCACTCGCCTTTATGGCGCAAGGCGATAAGCCTTTATTGATGGACGAAAATGCTCCCGAACCCGCGCGTGAGCCCCTACCCAAAGCCGGGCGGCGTGAACCACGCGAGCGCGCCGCAGGACCCGGCCGTAGCAAGCGAGGCGCCCGAGATGACTCTCACCAAGCTGAAGCCGGCATGCGCACATTCCGCGTCGATGTCGGCCGCGCGCATGGTCTCAAACCCGCTAACCTAGTGGGCGCCATTGCCAACGAAATCGGTATCGACAGCCAGCATATCGGCCGTATCCAGATCCGCGACGACCACTCTACGGTGGATCTCCCCGAGGGTCTGGATTCAGCTTTAGTGAATCACCTAAAGAAAGTCTGGGTCTGTGGACAAAAACTCGGCATGGAGCCCATCACAGGCGGTGGCAGCTCATCGGGTCGCAATAAGCCTATGCGCGGCAGTTTCAAAACCGAAGGTGGTTTCAAAGCGCGCGGCGGCCCAAAAGGCAGCGGTGGGTTCAAGCCTGGCGGCGGCGGACCCAAGAGTGGCAGCAGTTTCAGATCTGATGGTGGCGGCAAACCCGGAAGTGGTTTCAAAGCCCGTAGCGGCCCCAAGGGCAGCGGTGGATTCAAGCCCGGCGGCGGCCCGAAAAGCGGTTTCAAAGCGAGACCCAAGCTGGGAACAAAGCGATCATCCTGA
- the smc gene encoding chromosome segregation protein SMC has translation MRLSRIKLAGFKSFVDPTTLDLPSNLVGIVGPNGCGKSNTIDAVRWVMGESSAKHLRGDSMEDVIFSGSSSRKPVGQASIELVFDNSSGKLGGAYAQYAEIAVKRRVSRDGQSQYFLNGARCRRRDITDIFLGTGLGPRSYAIIEQGMISRLIEARPEDLRIYLEEAAGISKYRERRRETENRIRHARENLERLEDVREEVAKQLRHLEKQAEVADKYKKLREEERQAKGELLVLRLKALQEEAARREAEVNEQTLALEQAIAEQRHVEAGLESQRQSLSQANETLNMVQGHYYKLGADISATEQSIRMQTELSARRTQEREEARASLSSIDAHLQEDQQRLESLSQELAKLQPEQEQHFQRLEAVKAALQSAEEAMAAWQQRWDVFTQQAAEPAQTAQVQGARMEYLERQLQSLKQRNERLSQEAQTLGQGDLEPAIYERQQALKAAQAEHQKAESKLQAAGELVAQRRDEQQQKTQALEEQRRELQVSQGRLSSLEALQQAALGKETGALGSWLQAKQLDGAARLGETLDVESGWESAVETVLGPYLEALCVDQLGDALSADPDALPEANVTLLLAGQSKDSASSPAHSLAAKVRSPHRLSHLLAGIRCVDSLAEAMGWQGRLGAGESVITPQGIWLGQHWVRITRQKDSRSGTLAREKEIRSLKTHIQQLQAKVEQGQDELDQNRAQQQQAEQDVEAQQNAVNTHYRQVSELSSELQSLKARSEQLRSRRSQIEAEQAELAEQRAQETQALKSATSERNTALTLMEQFSLERSQLESEREQLRTELNQQRQVMQAQRDRQHEVALRIQSLQTGMQGTEAGIGRMQAQREQLQGQLERLEAAILEAGEPLQDLQAQLQEQVAARAGMEDELLAARQGVETLEGQLREADQKRLQLEQQASTIRSRADEKRMAWQEVNVRHQTGREQLLEMALDYDTLLEGLEASASADEWQARVDGLAQRIQRLGPINLAAIDEFKEHSERKAYLDAQHDDLISALETLEQAIARIDRETRSRFQETFDLVNTQLGEKFPRLFGGGHAHLEMTGDDLLTTGVAVMARPPGKRLTTIHLMSGGEKALTAVAMVFAIFELNPAPFCMLDEVDAPLDEANVGRFCALVKDMSQSVQFIYITHNKTTMEMADQLIGVTMREPGVSRLVTVDVDEAAKMATA, from the coding sequence ATGCGCCTGAGCCGTATCAAGCTGGCTGGGTTCAAGTCCTTCGTGGATCCGACCACGTTGGATTTGCCCAGTAATTTGGTGGGCATTGTCGGCCCCAATGGCTGTGGCAAGTCCAACACCATCGATGCGGTACGCTGGGTGATGGGAGAGTCTTCGGCCAAGCATTTGCGTGGCGATTCCATGGAAGATGTCATCTTCAGTGGCTCTTCATCGCGTAAGCCCGTGGGCCAAGCATCCATTGAACTGGTGTTTGACAACAGCAGCGGCAAGCTCGGCGGCGCCTACGCGCAATACGCCGAGATTGCGGTTAAGCGACGTGTCAGCCGCGATGGACAATCTCAGTATTTTCTCAATGGTGCCCGCTGTCGCCGCCGCGACATCACCGATATCTTTCTAGGTACCGGCCTTGGCCCACGCAGTTATGCCATTATTGAACAGGGCATGATCTCGCGGCTGATTGAGGCGCGTCCGGAAGACCTGCGCATTTATTTGGAAGAGGCCGCGGGTATCTCCAAGTATCGAGAGCGTCGGCGCGAGACAGAAAATCGCATTCGCCATGCGCGTGAAAATTTAGAGCGCTTGGAAGACGTGCGGGAAGAAGTGGCCAAACAGCTGCGGCACTTGGAAAAACAGGCCGAGGTTGCCGATAAGTATAAAAAGCTGCGCGAAGAGGAGCGTCAGGCCAAGGGTGAGTTACTGGTTTTGAGGCTTAAAGCTTTGCAAGAAGAGGCCGCGCGGCGCGAGGCAGAAGTCAATGAACAAACCTTGGCGCTAGAGCAGGCGATCGCCGAGCAGCGCCATGTCGAGGCGGGCTTGGAAAGCCAACGGCAAAGCCTGAGTCAGGCCAATGAGACGCTGAACATGGTGCAAGGTCATTACTACAAGCTTGGCGCCGATATCTCCGCGACCGAACAATCGATTCGCATGCAAACGGAATTGTCAGCGCGGCGCACTCAAGAGCGTGAGGAAGCCCGTGCCAGCCTCAGCAGTATCGATGCGCATTTACAAGAGGATCAACAGCGACTGGAATCTTTAAGCCAAGAGCTGGCCAAGCTGCAACCGGAACAAGAGCAGCATTTCCAGCGACTAGAGGCAGTTAAAGCAGCCTTGCAATCAGCCGAAGAGGCCATGGCAGCGTGGCAGCAGCGCTGGGATGTATTTACCCAACAGGCGGCTGAACCTGCGCAAACCGCCCAGGTACAAGGCGCGCGCATGGAATACCTAGAGCGCCAACTACAAAGCCTGAAACAGCGCAATGAACGCCTCAGTCAAGAAGCGCAGACCTTGGGTCAGGGCGATTTGGAACCGGCGATTTATGAGCGTCAGCAGGCCTTAAAGGCAGCCCAAGCAGAGCACCAAAAAGCCGAGTCAAAGCTGCAGGCAGCCGGCGAGTTAGTGGCCCAACGACGTGATGAGCAACAGCAAAAAACCCAAGCCCTGGAAGAACAGCGTCGTGAGCTGCAGGTCAGTCAGGGACGCTTGTCTTCTTTAGAGGCGCTGCAGCAGGCGGCTTTGGGCAAAGAAACTGGAGCCTTGGGATCCTGGTTACAAGCCAAACAGCTGGATGGCGCTGCGCGTTTGGGCGAGACCTTGGATGTTGAGTCGGGTTGGGAGTCTGCGGTGGAAACTGTACTCGGCCCATATTTGGAAGCCTTATGTGTTGATCAGCTTGGCGATGCCTTAAGCGCAGATCCTGATGCCTTACCCGAGGCCAATGTTACGTTATTGCTGGCCGGCCAGTCCAAAGACTCAGCTTCGTCACCCGCCCACTCCTTAGCGGCTAAGGTGCGCAGCCCGCATCGCCTCAGCCACCTGCTGGCGGGTATTCGCTGTGTCGATAGTTTGGCTGAAGCCATGGGCTGGCAGGGGCGCCTGGGTGCAGGCGAGTCAGTGATCACGCCGCAGGGGATTTGGCTCGGTCAGCATTGGGTGCGTATCACCCGGCAAAAAGACAGCCGCAGTGGCACTTTGGCGCGCGAAAAAGAGATCCGCAGCCTGAAAACTCATATCCAACAGCTACAAGCCAAAGTGGAGCAGGGGCAAGATGAGCTTGATCAAAACCGCGCCCAGCAACAACAGGCGGAGCAAGATGTTGAGGCGCAGCAGAATGCGGTAAACACCCACTATCGGCAGGTCAGCGAACTCAGTTCGGAACTGCAAAGCCTGAAAGCGCGCTCTGAACAACTGCGCAGCCGCCGCAGCCAAATCGAGGCCGAGCAGGCCGAGCTGGCGGAGCAGCGTGCTCAGGAAACCCAAGCCTTAAAATCCGCCACCAGTGAGCGTAATACGGCTTTGACCTTGATGGAACAGTTCAGTCTTGAGCGCAGCCAACTGGAGAGCGAGCGCGAACAATTGCGCACTGAGCTTAATCAGCAGCGTCAAGTAATGCAGGCTCAGCGCGATCGTCAGCATGAGGTGGCTTTGCGCATCCAGTCCTTACAAACCGGGATGCAGGGCACTGAGGCTGGGATCGGTCGTATGCAAGCGCAGCGCGAGCAGCTACAAGGGCAATTAGAGCGTCTTGAAGCGGCGATTCTCGAGGCAGGTGAGCCCTTGCAAGACCTCCAGGCGCAGTTGCAGGAGCAAGTAGCAGCGCGCGCTGGTATGGAAGATGAGTTGTTGGCCGCGCGTCAGGGGGTAGAAACCCTGGAGGGGCAACTCCGTGAGGCTGACCAAAAACGACTGCAGTTAGAGCAGCAAGCCTCGACAATCCGCTCCCGAGCCGATGAAAAACGCATGGCTTGGCAGGAAGTGAATGTGCGTCATCAGACGGGCCGCGAGCAATTGCTGGAGATGGCGCTGGATTATGACACTTTGCTGGAAGGGCTTGAGGCGTCCGCTTCGGCCGATGAGTGGCAAGCGCGGGTAGACGGGTTAGCCCAGCGCATTCAGCGCTTAGGCCCCATCAATCTGGCCGCCATCGATGAGTTTAAAGAGCACAGTGAGCGTAAAGCCTATTTGGATGCGCAACATGATGATCTCATCTCGGCATTAGAGACTTTGGAGCAGGCGATTGCGCGCATTGATCGGGAAACCCGCAGTCGTTTTCAGGAGACCTTCGATTTGGTTAACACCCAGCTGGGTGAAAAATTCCCACGCCTATTTGGCGGCGGCCACGCGCACTTGGAAATGACCGGGGACGATTTATTGACCACGGGCGTGGCGGTGATGGCGCGGCCCCCCGGCAAGCGTTTGACAACCATTCACTTGATGTCCGGCGGTGAGAAAGCTTTAACTGCCGTGGCTATGGTGTTTGCGATATTTGAACTCAATCCTGCGCCATTTTGTATGCTGGATGAGGTCGATGCACCGTTGGATGAAGCCAATGTGGGGCGCTTTTGTGCTCTGGTTAAAGATATGTCGCAAAGTGTGCAATTCATCTATATCACTCACAATAAGACCACCATGGAAATGGCCGATCAGCTCATTGGTGTCACCATGCGTGAACCGGGTGTGTCGCGGCTGGTGACAGTCGATGTGGATGAAGCGGCCAAGATGGCGACGGCCTGA
- the zipA gene encoding cell division protein ZipA, with amino-acid sequence MDMLRWILLILGVAILVGIYLSGRMQKRRLPRQRLDDLPEDELLEQIHIRADSRSPSVVKTEPVEPAQVTPLGYQQDAAAPPSDPLESFVKPQEPPRDYVGADEFEAFEPEPDSASAKKSSWLQKPELPKKPEWLKKPDWSQKPEWLRKPKWLDLGGSDAQKAERASEAEKPTEEKILILHVVAPQEKPFLGVQIQTAFQEVGLEHGAMSIYHRMHTPNHQPEILFSVANMIQPGTFDPEQMNEFKTPGVSFFLRLPGPDEPVQAFERMLDCAERLAQRLGGQVLDASRSAMTRQGREHACEEIRRWRLRANLQRR; translated from the coding sequence ATGGATATGTTGCGCTGGATATTGTTGATACTGGGTGTGGCAATCTTGGTGGGTATCTATCTTTCGGGACGGATGCAAAAACGCCGTTTGCCGCGCCAGCGCCTGGATGATTTGCCGGAAGATGAGTTGCTTGAGCAAATCCATATTCGGGCTGACAGCCGCTCCCCTTCGGTGGTGAAGACAGAGCCTGTGGAGCCTGCTCAGGTCACTCCCTTGGGTTATCAACAGGACGCTGCAGCACCACCTTCAGATCCGCTGGAGTCATTCGTGAAACCACAGGAGCCGCCTCGGGATTATGTGGGCGCCGATGAGTTTGAGGCGTTTGAGCCAGAGCCGGACTCAGCATCGGCAAAAAAATCCAGCTGGCTGCAAAAACCGGAATTGCCAAAAAAGCCTGAATGGCTCAAGAAGCCGGATTGGTCGCAAAAGCCCGAATGGTTGCGCAAGCCTAAGTGGCTTGACTTGGGTGGGTCGGATGCTCAAAAGGCCGAGCGTGCCTCTGAAGCTGAGAAACCTACAGAAGAAAAGATTCTCATTCTGCATGTCGTTGCTCCCCAGGAAAAACCTTTTTTGGGCGTGCAAATCCAAACAGCGTTTCAAGAAGTCGGGCTGGAGCATGGGGCTATGTCGATATACCACCGTATGCACACACCCAATCATCAGCCCGAAATCTTATTCAGCGTGGCCAATATGATTCAGCCGGGCACCTTTGACCCGGAGCAGATGAACGAGTTTAAGACCCCGGGAGTCTCCTTTTTTCTGCGCCTTCCCGGGCCCGATGAGCCGGTTCAGGCTTTTGAGCGCATGCTCGATTGTGCCGAGCGTCTGGCGCAAAGACTGGGCGGCCAAGTTTTGGATGCCTCGCGCAGTGCCATGACCCGTCAGGGTCGCGAACATGCGTGTGAAGAAATTCGCCGCTGGCGTTTGCGCGCCAACCTGCAGCGTCGATGA
- a CDS encoding PA3496 family putative envelope integrity protein, which translates to MASVRDLLQDEEDEGFDWKDSNKPNAVTARRSLERYLEKRALKRQIQDVFDENDSDAELDW; encoded by the coding sequence ATGGCCAGTGTCCGAGACCTGCTTCAAGATGAAGAAGATGAAGGCTTTGATTGGAAGGATTCCAACAAACCCAATGCCGTCACAGCGCGGCGCTCGCTGGAGCGTTATTTAGAAAAACGCGCTTTAAAGCGACAAATCCAAGATGTCTTTGACGAAAACGATAGCGACGCCGAACTAGATTGGTAG
- the queF gene encoding preQ(1) synthase: MSTEPSRQLETFPNPNAERDYIIRMRLPEFTCLCPKTGQPDFAELHLEYVPDQLCVELKSLKLYIWSFREEGGFHEAMTNRILDDLVAATNPRFMRLTADWNVRGGIYTIVTVEHRQPDWQPADPAITESKVRV; this comes from the coding sequence ATGTCGACTGAGCCTTCCCGTCAACTCGAAACCTTCCCCAACCCGAATGCTGAGCGCGATTATATCATCCGCATGCGCTTGCCCGAATTCACCTGCTTGTGCCCCAAAACGGGCCAGCCTGACTTTGCCGAGCTACATTTGGAATATGTCCCGGATCAGCTGTGCGTCGAACTCAAATCCCTGAAACTTTATATCTGGTCATTCCGTGAGGAAGGCGGCTTTCATGAAGCCATGACCAATCGCATTTTGGATGATCTGGTCGCCGCAACAAATCCCAGATTCATGCGACTCACCGCAGATTGGAACGTGCGTGGCGGCATTTATACCATAGTCACTGTGGAACACCGTCAGCCTGATTGGCAGCCCGCTGACCCTGCCATAACTGAAAGTAAAGTCCGCGTTTAG
- a CDS encoding ABCB family ABC transporter ATP-binding protein/permease, producing MRYRSDYAYSDQAVNWRILLSLVPYLMEFRGRVLLALGFLVLAKLANVLVPVALKYIVDHFETGTQALAIAVPLLLLLGYGALRFATVFFSEMRDAVFARVAERAMRRVSLRVFRHLHEMDLGFHLSRRTGGLARDIERGTSGISFLLRFMVFNILPTLLEIALVAVILMVVLSPSFAVVMVAAVAIYVVFSVWVTEWRNRFVRAANRFDNRSNTRAVDSLLNYETVKYFGNERFEAERYDQDLASWEQARMQNKLSLAALNSGQALIIAAAITAMMILAAARVSAGQMTIGDLVMVNAYMIQLFIPLNFLGFVYREIRESLINIERLFHLMDQPAKVVDADHAKPLNPGPGEIRFENIAFAYNPDRPIIEEVSLTVAAGKKLALVGPSGAGKSTIARLLFRFYDVDAGQIWVHGQDIREVTQESLRAAIGVVPQDTVLFNDSIFYNIAYGRPSASRAEVERAAHLAHLDDFIARLPQGYETVVGERGLKLSGGEKQRIAIARVLLKDPPILILDEATSSLDTQAEQAIMSALQEVAASRTTLAIAHRLSTVQDADEIVVMDHGRVHERGTHDQLLAKRGLYFQLWQGQRAANQADGVPQ from the coding sequence ATGCGCTATCGTTCCGATTATGCCTACTCTGATCAGGCTGTGAATTGGCGCATTTTGCTCAGCCTCGTGCCCTATCTGATGGAGTTTCGTGGCCGGGTTTTGCTGGCATTGGGGTTTTTGGTGCTGGCCAAACTGGCCAATGTCTTGGTGCCGGTGGCACTGAAATATATTGTGGATCATTTTGAGACGGGGACGCAGGCGCTGGCCATTGCTGTGCCACTGCTGCTCCTGCTGGGCTATGGGGCTTTGCGTTTTGCCACGGTGTTTTTCTCGGAGATGCGCGACGCCGTATTTGCACGGGTAGCAGAGCGGGCAATGCGGCGTGTCTCATTGCGGGTGTTTCGTCACCTCCATGAGATGGATTTGGGGTTTCATTTGTCGCGGCGCACGGGCGGTTTGGCGCGTGATATCGAGCGCGGGACCTCCGGTATCAGTTTTTTGCTGCGCTTCATGGTGTTTAACATTCTGCCCACGCTTCTTGAGATCGCTTTGGTGGCGGTCATCCTCATGGTGGTGTTGAGCCCCTCGTTTGCTGTGGTGATGGTCGCTGCTGTCGCCATTTATGTGGTGTTTTCCGTGTGGGTGACTGAGTGGCGTAACCGTTTCGTCCGGGCGGCGAATCGGTTCGATAATCGGTCTAATACGCGCGCGGTGGATAGCCTGCTGAACTACGAAACCGTCAAATACTTTGGCAATGAACGCTTTGAGGCCGAACGCTATGACCAGGACTTGGCGTCCTGGGAACAAGCGCGCATGCAAAATAAACTCTCATTGGCGGCGCTCAATTCGGGTCAGGCTTTGATTATCGCTGCAGCCATTACCGCCATGATGATTCTGGCGGCCGCGCGGGTTAGTGCCGGACAAATGACCATCGGCGATTTGGTGATGGTGAATGCCTACATGATTCAGCTATTCATTCCGCTAAATTTTTTGGGCTTTGTTTATCGCGAGATCCGCGAATCGCTGATCAATATCGAACGCCTGTTCCATCTCATGGATCAGCCCGCTAAAGTGGTCGATGCAGACCATGCCAAGCCGTTAAACCCTGGGCCGGGCGAGATTCGCTTCGAGAATATCGCCTTTGCCTACAACCCTGATCGACCCATCATCGAGGAGGTCAGTTTGACGGTGGCCGCGGGTAAGAAGCTGGCTTTAGTGGGGCCCAGTGGTGCAGGTAAATCGACCATCGCGCGTCTGTTGTTTCGCTTTTATGATGTGGATGCCGGGCAAATTTGGGTGCATGGCCAGGACATTCGCGAGGTAACTCAAGAGAGCCTGCGAGCGGCCATTGGCGTCGTGCCACAGGACACCGTGCTGTTTAACGATAGTATTTTTTACAATATCGCCTATGGACGTCCTAGCGCTTCGCGCGCTGAGGTTGAGCGCGCTGCACATCTGGCCCATTTGGATGATTTTATCGCACGTCTGCCGCAGGGCTATGAGACGGTGGTGGGGGAGCGTGGCCTGAAGCTCTCAGGCGGCGAAAAACAGCGCATCGCGATTGCTCGCGTGTTGCTCAAGGATCCACCAATATTGATTCTGGATGAGGCCACTTCATCGCTGGATACTCAAGCTGAGCAGGCCATTATGTCCGCCTTGCAGGAGGTGGCAGCCTCACGCACCACTCTGGCTATTGCTCATCGGCTGTCAACAGTGCAGGACGCTGATGAGATCGTGGTGATGGATCATGGCCGCGTCCATGAACGCGGCACTCATGATCAGTTACTGGCTAAACGCGGACTTTACTTTCAGTTATGGCAGGGTCAGCGGGCTGCCAATCAGGCTGACGGTGTTCCACAGTGA
- the ligA gene encoding NAD-dependent DNA ligase LigA — protein sequence MNLSQDDMELALERVQTLRQQLEHHDYRYYVLDDPEIPDASYDALMQELRALEAEHPEWVTLDSPTQRVSGTPLQAFSSVTHKKPMLSLDNAFEEADLVAFDRRVRERLDHPDELEYAVEPKLDGLAVSLIYEEGVLVQAATRGDGATGEDITANIRTVRSIPLKLSGHGHPKLMEVRGEVYMEKARFEALNDRARAEGSKVFVNPRNAAAGSLRQLDPQVTASRPLAFFAYGVGDVQPPLAQPTHSAVLDQLAAWGMRVCAQRDVVTGSAGLLDYYGRVQRQRDALAYEIDGVVYKVNSLRLQSELGFVSRAPRWAIAHKYPAQEQLTVLRDVEFQVGRTGAITPVARLEPVFVGGVTVSNATLHNMDEVLRKDVRIGDTVIVRRAGDVIPEVAAVVLAQRPAGAREIVLPSACPICGSDITRAEGEAVARCSGGLYCAAQRREAIKHFASRRAMDIEGLGDKLVEQLVDAGLVDHVDDLYRLEVSSLAALDRMGEKSAQNLIQALDKSRQTTLARFIFALGIREVGEATARNLAAHFGSLDALLAASEEDLLAVADVGPIVAGHIAAFFQQPHNREVIDALRERGVIWEERDAATLSSEAQVLSGKTYVLTGSLSSMTRDEAGERLRALGAKVSGSVSKQTTAVIAGEAAGSKLQKAESLGVPILDEAALLSLLGD from the coding sequence ATGAATCTATCGCAGGATGACATGGAGCTGGCCCTGGAGCGCGTACAAACCCTGCGCCAGCAGCTTGAGCACCACGATTATCGCTACTACGTCTTGGATGATCCGGAAATACCGGATGCGTCTTATGATGCTTTGATGCAGGAGCTTAGAGCTCTTGAGGCGGAGCATCCTGAGTGGGTGACTCTCGATTCACCAACGCAGCGGGTCAGTGGTACACCGCTGCAGGCTTTCTCCAGTGTGACCCACAAAAAGCCCATGCTGTCTTTGGATAATGCTTTTGAAGAAGCGGATCTTGTGGCCTTTGATCGCCGTGTGCGCGAGCGCTTAGATCATCCCGATGAATTGGAATATGCGGTGGAGCCCAAGCTCGATGGGCTGGCCGTGAGTCTTATTTATGAAGAGGGCGTACTGGTTCAGGCCGCGACCCGAGGTGATGGGGCTACCGGTGAGGATATCACTGCCAATATTCGCACGGTGCGCAGCATCCCCTTGAAGCTTAGTGGGCATGGCCATCCCAAGCTCATGGAGGTTCGCGGCGAGGTGTATATGGAAAAGGCGCGGTTTGAAGCCCTGAATGATCGCGCCCGCGCCGAGGGTAGCAAGGTGTTTGTGAATCCGCGTAATGCGGCGGCGGGGAGTTTGCGCCAGCTTGATCCGCAGGTTACGGCAAGTCGGCCTTTGGCGTTTTTTGCTTATGGTGTCGGGGATGTGCAGCCGCCTCTGGCGCAGCCCACCCACAGTGCCGTGTTAGATCAATTGGCCGCTTGGGGTATGCGTGTTTGCGCTCAGCGTGATGTGGTGACCGGCAGCGCCGGGCTTTTGGATTATTACGGGCGTGTCCAGCGTCAGCGCGATGCGCTGGCCTATGAGATTGATGGCGTGGTCTACAAGGTCAATAGTCTGCGTTTGCAATCTGAGCTAGGTTTCGTCTCGCGCGCGCCGCGCTGGGCGATTGCGCATAAATACCCAGCGCAGGAACAACTCACGGTGCTGCGCGATGTGGAGTTTCAGGTCGGGCGCACGGGCGCGATTACGCCGGTGGCAAGGTTAGAGCCCGTGTTCGTGGGCGGGGTGACGGTGAGTAATGCCACCTTGCACAATATGGATGAGGTGCTGCGCAAGGATGTGCGCATCGGTGACACGGTGATTGTGCGCCGCGCCGGTGATGTGATTCCGGAGGTGGCGGCAGTGGTATTGGCGCAGCGCCCCGCCGGCGCCCGCGAGATCGTGTTGCCCAGTGCGTGCCCGATTTGCGGGTCAGATATTACGCGTGCCGAGGGTGAGGCGGTGGCGCGCTGCTCTGGGGGGCTTTATTGCGCAGCGCAGCGCCGTGAGGCCATTAAGCATTTTGCGTCAAGGCGCGCCATGGATATTGAAGGCTTAGGCGATAAGCTGGTCGAACAGCTGGTGGATGCGGGCCTGGTCGATCATGTCGATGACTTATATCGACTTGAGGTTTCCTCATTGGCAGCACTAGATCGTATGGGCGAGAAGTCCGCGCAAAACCTCATACAGGCCTTAGATAAGAGTCGCCAAACCACTCTGGCTCGATTTATTTTCGCCCTTGGGATCCGCGAAGTGGGTGAGGCAACCGCGCGGAATTTGGCGGCCCATTTCGGATCGTTGGATGCCCTGTTAGCGGCTAGTGAAGAGGATCTTCTCGCGGTAGCGGATGTGGGCCCTATTGTCGCTGGTCACATCGCAGCGTTTTTCCAGCAGCCGCATAATCGAGAAGTCATCGATGCATTGCGTGAGCGTGGTGTTATTTGGGAGGAGCGGGATGCTGCTACGCTCAGCTCAGAAGCCCAAGTGCTGAGCGGCAAAACCTATGTATTGACCGGAAGTTTAAGCAGCATGACTCGTGATGAGGCTGGCGAGCGATTAAGGGCTCTAGGCGCCAAAGTCTCAGGCAGCGTATCGAAACAAACGACCGCGGTCATTGCTGGAGAGGCAGCGGGGTCGAAGCTACAAAAAGCAGAGTCTTTGGGCGTGCCGATTTTGGACGAAGCCGCTTTGCTGAGCTTATTGGGCGACTAG